Proteins from a single region of Candidatus Binatia bacterium:
- a CDS encoding right-handed parallel beta-helix repeat-containing protein, whose protein sequence is MNYFQAYLPSLDEAIVAAWDSQVAAAAETPWLSKALATQSTDLFPRFAACYAQLRALPRGARRALQRRLARSEELAESFPEWLRGQTGHALQQKLARSLAGAALLLALGQSAQAAVINVALNKTGVKADSQCSLIEAIVNANDDAATHADCTAGSGADDIVLTAGSVHTLTKINNSTYGATGLPVITTPITITGNGGRIRRKIIGTPGFRIFAVSNTGDLTLDNVTVSGGRKLSIKGGGVYTLGVVTINNSTITGNRAEYGGGVYNSYGELIITGGSTITNNKAGSGGGVATDNGTLTINNSTISNNTATSALGYGDGGGVFSKANQASYPTSIVGSTITGNRARFGGGVYALNTGLGSEVTIDGGTISQNTAFLSGGGIYHYDGSVAIMNSHVLTENHAKYGGGIYNRSGQLSIDNSTVSDNRATGRTLSSGGGIYNYPNATLLVTNSTISGNTSRYGGGVRNAGYFYMDATGTITTNTAIISGGGVYNSGAATFNYTSGTVYGNTPDDIYP, encoded by the coding sequence GCGGAGACGCCGTGGCTCTCGAAGGCGTTGGCAACGCAGAGTACTGATCTCTTCCCGCGTTTTGCCGCCTGCTATGCGCAACTTCGCGCGTTGCCGCGCGGCGCCCGCCGCGCTTTACAGCGCCGGCTGGCGCGGTCCGAAGAGCTGGCGGAATCCTTTCCGGAATGGCTTCGGGGTCAAACGGGGCATGCGCTGCAGCAGAAGCTCGCGCGTTCTTTGGCCGGCGCGGCGTTGTTGCTCGCGCTGGGGCAGAGTGCACAGGCGGCCGTCATTAATGTCGCCTTGAATAAAACCGGCGTCAAGGCGGACAGTCAGTGCTCGTTGATCGAGGCGATTGTCAACGCCAACGACGATGCGGCGACTCACGCCGACTGTACGGCCGGCAGCGGCGCGGACGATATTGTATTGACGGCGGGCAGCGTTCACACGCTCACAAAAATTAACAATTCCACCTATGGTGCCACGGGCTTGCCTGTGATCACGACCCCAATCACCATTACAGGCAACGGCGGCAGAATCAGACGAAAAATCATCGGAACGCCGGGGTTTCGCATCTTTGCGGTGAGTAACACCGGGGATCTTACACTCGACAATGTGACTGTTAGCGGCGGCAGGAAGTTGTCGATCAAAGGCGGCGGCGTGTACACCCTAGGGGTTGTCACGATCAACAACAGCACGATTACGGGAAACCGAGCTGAGTACGGCGGCGGTGTCTACAATTCATACGGCGAGCTTATTATCACCGGCGGCAGCACGATCACGAATAACAAGGCCGGCTCCGGCGGCGGCGTGGCCACCGACAACGGCACGCTCACGATCAACAACAGCACCATTTCCAACAATACGGCCACCAGCGCTCTTGGCTACGGCGACGGCGGCGGCGTATTCAGCAAAGCCAATCAAGCTTCTTATCCCACCTCCATCGTCGGCAGCACAATCACGGGAAATAGAGCCAGGTTTGGCGGCGGCGTGTATGCCCTCAATACCGGTCTCGGGAGCGAGGTTACGATCGACGGCGGCACGATTTCGCAGAATACGGCCTTTCTGAGCGGCGGCGGAATCTATCACTATGACGGGAGCGTCGCGATTATGAACTCTCACGTCCTTACGGAGAACCACGCCAAGTACGGCGGAGGTATTTATAATCGATCGGGACAGTTGTCGATCGACAACAGCACCGTCTCGGACAATAGGGCCACGGGGCGTACGTTAAGCTCGGGCGGTGGAATATACAATTATCCGAACGCGACACTTCTAGTGACTAACAGCACGATTAGCGGCAACACCTCAAGGTACGGCGGCGGCGTGCGCAATGCCGGGTACTTTTATATGGATGCCACCGGCACAATCACGACCAATACGGCTATCATCAGCGGCGGCGGGGTATACAATTCCGGTGCCGCTACCTTTAACTATACTAGCGGCAC